The Humulus lupulus chromosome 7, drHumLupu1.1, whole genome shotgun sequence region TCAATCTTTTCTGTTCAGAAGTCATATTCAATTTATTGTAAATTACGGGCAAACAAGAAGTAGAGGCAGGCAGGTCAAAGAATACACATCTCATAAGCACTTACCAAATTTTGTTGAGTTTGCTCACTATATGAATGGTAACTCTCTGGCACATAGTATGGATTAACACGTTCTTCAGAAAGCAATGTATCATCACCCCATGCTTGTAAAACAAGATTTTTCATTCCTCTTCGGTTGTTTACTGGACCACTCTGATATCATAGTTTCAGCATTTGGTAATAAgttaaaacaaatatatatatatatatatatatatacatataatttttgaaaCTAGGCTCCCCGCCTAACCCTACAATATTTGGGGACCAAGAAACTATAGCAAttgctatatatataataaaatgacaATTTCAACACAAACTCAaaagatttttttaaataataaataataattgtaaaaaacaaaaaagtaaagCAAATCCAATGGCAAAAGAAAGCTTTTATTATTCACCAAGATAAGGCtgacaacacaaacaaacacactTGTAAATTTTGATCCGGGAATAAACTTCCACATCAAGAGAATACCCATTATAAGCTTTTTGTATATACATGTTTTCAAATTGATCGAACACATCTAAAGAAATTTACTGATAGAAACGATAGAAACTTTCACTATTTAATATAATTACCAAATAGTGAAAGATGAGTAATAGAGCTCAGGCACAGAAATGGAAAACTAGGATCCAAACGATGACATACCTTTTCTTTTCCAGATGCTCCATATCTTACAGACACCGGAGAATCTGAAGCCAGCCGATAATTAATACTTTCATATATATCCTCCAGAAAGGAAGTTGTTACAGGATGTGTTCTGCCTTGTGCAGTAATCACAGGGCAGTGATCAAAGTATCTTGAAAACAAATTTGAATCAACAGTTGCAGACCTGAACATAGAGaacacaataaataaataaataaaactacaaAATTAACAAGCTTAGAAGAAAATTTGAAATGTGAAGCTTACATAAGAATAACTTTCAGTTTTGGAGACTTCTGGGCCGATTGCTTCTCAATCAGATTCTTCAGAACAATAAGTAGAAAGTCACCCTGTTAAACCCCAAAAAACCACCAGTAAGTTTATCTTCACAATCAGATAAGTTGACTAAGGATGGCttctatttcatttaaaataatgtttttttttgacaaataaaATAATGTAATGTTTAAGTTATAGCAGTTGTCAATAATATGTAGCTAATTAGTATTGTTAGGATCCCACATCGACTAAATATGAGATTCATAAGTTGTTTGTAACCGCCTGAGTACCCTCATCTTATAAGATATCCTTCTAAAATGAGTTCTACCTAAGTTGTTTTAACAAATGGTATCAGTGTCAGCACCCTTTAGTGGAACTCTTGTCAAAAAAACCTCATCGTCAATCCCAAGTGTCTTAGTGGGATTGACGATGCGATCAGATCTAGTGAAACACCAAAACAAAGAAATGATAAGAAAAAGATAGGATTATAATGTTgaaattgaaaagaaaataacacaagTTCTTCAAGGGGGTTGGAAACCTACCAAAAGCTCAAAGCTCGCCGCAATTAACTTACTCCTTTCCCTCCCTTTTTCTCCACCCTATTCCCACATTTATATAATATTCTAACCACCCATACACTCCTGTTAACAAACCAACCATTCCCACCCATGATAGTTGTCCTATTAACAACCCAATCCTAACAAGTATCAAGAGGCATCAATTCATACGAATAATTGATTAGTTTGTAGTAGTTATACAACAAAGCCTAAACTGAAACCGCAAGGACGCTTCTTTTAAGAGAAATGGTTCATGAGTTTGGTTGAATTTAACTTTGAGTAGTGCAAATCAAGCATAGTCACAACATTCAATATTGCAGTCTGGCAAAACCATTTAAAATATACCAACTCACCAATAGAGACCGTTCATGCACTTCATCAACTATGACATGTGTAATCCCAGTTAAGTTTTTGTCTCCCTGAAAATTGAACAAATTAATCATTTAAGATGATTTTTTGTATGGAGAATGGAAGTGAGGTAACTTTAATATCAATTACAAGAATAGAAGACAAGAGCTCATCGGAActaaaaacaaacataaagaagaagaaaaacactgAAATATTAAGAGTCAATAAAAATAAACAGCATAGAAAAATATAGTTAGATGGACCAGGGTCGCTTTAATAACTAAAATCTAAAAACAAAAATTGATGCTGATCCTATTGCGAACCAAACCACCAATTTCATTTAATTACATTATCATCTTCAGTCTGTTTGGGGGACACCCTTGTTAAATATTTAGCTAGGATTTGAATTCATAAATAACATTTTGAATAATTAAACTGTTTATCTGTGTATTGTTATCATAGGAGAAATAAGGTAGCAGATTTTAAACCCAAAATTGTACTAGTTTAAGCACACCAGACTTGGTAGAAGCCAAGAACACTAAAAAAATGGCATTAAAATTGCCACCTGTAATCATATTAGAGCGAAAGAAATGCTCTGAAAATACCCCTTCCACAAAGAAGAGAAGGCAGACTTAATCTCTCTTAATTGCTCTTAACCACTAGTTATTGTCTTAATATAAAATTAAGGTAGGACTGGCTTGACCTTCGTCCTTTTGTGTTATTAATAGTTGCAGCAGGCTCAACAAAACAACAAAATTGTTACAGAGGGCTCACCGCAATTTTCCTCAAAAGAATGCCCGTTGTACAAAATAAAAGCTTTGTTTTTTCATTCCTGCATGATTTaacaaataaatgaaaaatgaaaatattaatggTACAAAAGCTTAACTTGAACATGGGAAAAAAGACAGAAAGAGGGAGTTAAGTTCAATCCAAAACTGTTGCAAAACGATAACAAGAAATTTACAAAGCAATCTATGTAATCTGCTCATGTGTTAAGACTTCATAACTACTAAGGGGGAAAAGTAATTTAAGCACCTTGCACTATCAAGACGAACTTGATAACCAACCAAGGAACCATTTGATCCAGGTGAAGATTCACAACGCTCATCAGCAACTCTTTCAGCTACAGAAATAGCCTATAATACAATCCAGCAAAACACAAAAGTGCAGTTCAGAAAGCacccatttttttcaaaaaaatataggAAATAGTGTCTTAAATTTGCCAGAGTGCCACAAGAATGAATCAACTTGCTCCCTTGTGTTTATTCTTTAATATTAGCGGCTTCATACAACCACATTATCTAGACTCAAAACGAAATGTATCAAACAAGGAAGCCTTAAATATGAGCATAAAGCAGAAAATATACTTAGTTTCTATCAATGCCCAAATTTACACCTTTCCACCAATAGGTACAATTTATAATATACATTTATGAAACAATAAAGACAAATCTAGACTTAGTTTTATCATTCAGTTGAAGATTTAAAGGATTCGGAGCATGACGGGCTTAATTATCAAGGTAGATATAGAAAAAAAAAGTGCTCCAAATTCAGGGCAAAGTTCATTTGCAAGGATTTTACTCTCCATAGACATACATAGCTGTGATATGTTTACACAGTGCAAGAATAATTGCCATTGAAGGGTGCAACACCTACTTCTGTATCATAGTTTTTTCTATTTTCTGGCAAAAAGATAGAGAACTATAAAAATGAACTTGCAAGACACTTTGTAACACAATACAGCACACAGCATATTCTAGAACACTAGCCCGATGATgataaatttagaaaaaaaaaattggcaaaTAAAGCAACATATGCTGATGATAATTCTAGTAAAGTTATGAAGAGACTCAGTTAACACATGAATTTTAGATGTATCTTACATATAAGTACAGATTTTATATGCACCTACCGCTATTCTTCTAGGTTGTGTACAAATGATATTACAATGCCCACCACGTCCAGAGTTAATCATGTCATCCAAGATAAATTGTGGAACCTGCATAATATATAAGTGATAATGTTTTCAAGAAGGAAGAGCATGAAAGAGAACTTTAGAATCAAAGCCAACACCCTGATGACAAGGGGCTGCCAGTAAGGAATTACTCCAAATCAAATTTAATTGTTTACTTTAGAATTAGAAAACAAACATGTACCTGAGTTGTCTTCCCGGAACCTGTTTCCCCACAAACAACAAGAACGTTATTATCTTTCAGTAGCTGCAATATATCACCTTTTAACTGAGCAATAGGAAGTGAAGCTCTAGTTTTTAACATGTCCTGAAACAAGAAACATCTAAATCAGTAAATGCATAACATAAAAACAAGTTGAATATAATGAATATGCACCTAACATAAAATTATTTACAACAAACTTTGGGTTTCATCACAAAGCACAGGGATGACAGTACTAAACATCAGTAATGTGGAGTATTTTACATAGTTGCTACAGAGTATTATGCACAATCCCCTAGAAAAAGAAAATGTACAATATAAGCCAGATCCAAAAACCTGCTTACACCTGCTTAGATAGGCTTTTAACGCTACAATTTAACTTTTGATGTGATGAAAATGATggtacacaataaacacaaattttGTGAAATCTCAAACACATCCAAATTCAAATGTTTTCAATGTTTTATGTGTCCAAACTAACATTTAAATTCACCCAAtactttttcaacttgaactCAACACCATGTAGGACTTGTCTGGAACGCACATACCAACGAGTTTACAAAGTATCTCTATGTCAGCAATTTTTCTttattcagaacaaaaataccaACCTTGTACTTGTGCATGTTCATTTTATTCTCCTGTTCTTGTCTCAAATAAGCACTTTCCACTTCTTTGTGATGATTCATTCCTGCAATATAACAATGAGAAGTTGGGGGAAAGAGCCCAAAAGCAGTATATAAAACACTCTCTttgcttcttttctttttgtatttCAAATACAAATCTACAAGTTGCCCTGTAAAATTATTCATCAGCCCGCAGTCAACCTTTATGCCTGTAAACATTGGGTAGCCTTATTGTAATATAATGTCCGAGAGATTATTCTCTTATTTAGTCAGGGATTGGCACTATTTTAtgtattatgtaattttttttgtttctggCTTTTGATAATGTGGGTGTTCTCACTCATTTTAATACAAGTCTgttttgttttaaataataaagttaATCAGCCTACAGTCAAGTTCACAAGAATATCTCCACATTATCgtgttttctcttctttttacTTATATGTGTAGTCTGTCAATATCCATGTAGTGGACCAGGGAAACCTTGGTGACACAGAAATAAGATATCTCTTCTTCATTTAGATGAACAAATCTATATGTAATAATTAAATGAGGACCACATGCACAATCTTACACCTAAATAGTATCCTTGCTTTGTCCTGTgaagaaagaaatataaaataacaGAGGAAAAACGATATTGCATATAAAAGTAAAGAACACTAATCAATTTGCAACAAGTactatttttaaaaatcaaaGTCAGATACAATTTTTGTTTTACAAAGCACCCAATAGAGAAATGAAGGAGCATACTTTCAACAACTGGATCAACAACAGAAACAGCTgaattttcattttcttcaataCGGGATTGATGAAACTTTTCTGGAGGAAAATCATCTGTACTATCAGTAGGAACAATTGATCTAGAACCATCAGCATTCAATAGTGAATCTACAAAGCTTGCCCGTCGATCTTCCTCGGTGTCCTCTACATTGATTGATGAATCTCCTGCAAGAGTTCCAATGTTGGATATCTTTATCTCCACCAAAACTATCTCTATTTTCTTAGCAAACAAGTATTTATAAACCGAAAGAGACACtgaaattaatatttaatgtaAAAATTCACACTAATATTCAATAAGGCTATGGATAAAGAAAATATAAGCAAGTAAACATTTCCATGAATTCAACATGTTCTGGGTAAGTAAATTAGAATGTCAAGCAAGTTACCTTCTTTCCACTGGATAATCAACGAAGCATAAGGCTCTGTTAATACAAGGTGTATTGGGAGATCAGGAAACAGGCGATAAAGAGCAAAAGCTGCCACTCTATTTTGTGCATTCTGGCATCAAACAGTTCATATAAGTAATCAACGTACACAAGTGACATAACTAAAATGTAAATGAAATATTGTTGTTTTCCAGTcatatttgtcatttttttttttaaaaagaataaatgaaTGAATATCCATATGAATattcaacataaataaataatcataacataagtaTTTCTGTATGCACTATACTAGTTATGCTAAAACATCCATAAGAAAGATATCAGGAATAGGGATAAGTCATTACCTCAACAGACTCAAAAGTGTCGCCCTCATCAGGAAGCTGAAGAGTGATGAGTCCCCCAGCTTTTCTACTCTTACCCCTCCCACTAGCTTTACGCAAAACACTCACAGTATAAGAGAAACTATTTCCCTTCCCATGCACTTTATTGAAGTTTGGGGCTTCCCACGCTGATCTTTGACATAACTGATGAAGAAAAGCCTTAGGAATCTTTGTAGGATCTCCCTGTAATTTTTAGACCATGTCACTATGATGTAAAAGGATAGCAACTGTTATAACAACGaagcatacataaaataatacaaTCACAAACAAATATAAGCCCgtgcccaaaaaaaaaaagaaaagaataaatacGTAAAATAAATGCATCAATATAACAGCATGTTGTCTAATTAATAGTCTTAAAAATGATAAATTATTAGCATACAGATATAACTCATAATTTCTTTTGCTTTCATATTACAGTTATTGGAAAGAAAACTTGAGGAGTTCACTAAGCATCAGATATTGCCTCATCACCTCACACTCAATTGATTTAAGGCAGCAAAATTGTGCATGGTCATATGCTCACCCTATATAATACTAGGGCTCCCACTGAAACCTACAACCTTTTGGGGGCAGGAAACTTTACAAATTGCTAGAAAAAACCCCTTGaagaatcaaaccccaaacctcaTGGGAGCAAACCATGGATCTGACCACTCAACCTCGCAATAAGGGTTCCCTTTTACTCATTTTAGTTACCTTTCTCACATAAATACACcactaaaaagaagaaaaaatattcCAACAAGTAATTGCAGCGTAATACACTACCTTTTTCCAAATACCAGCTAATTTCTCCAAATTTTTGTCACTAAGCATTTCTCTCATCTTTTCTTTCTGCTGCAATTTTTGAACTTCAAGAGACAGACCTTCATTTTGGGGACCATCTTCTGAGAATAAATCACCAAGCTCTACATCTGGGGACTCTTCTTCTGAGGGAACTTTATCCTTAATAGGTTCATCCGAGAGAGCAGCATTAACAGAATACTCTTTGGAACCACACAACTCCATGTCATCTCCTTCAACAATTACTTCATCAGCATGTGAAACAAATGCAGAATCACATTCTACTTCACCAGGAGTTTCTCCTTCAGACTGGTTGTAGGGAGCAGAACTCACATTTGTTGCCTCCGAAGCTGCATAAGAAGCTTGTTCGTTCTCAAACTCTGAAGCCAAAACTTCAACTGATAAGCCTGCACAGAAATTTCAATAAGCACTGATGGAAGATACAAAATGACAAAAAGCATGACATGGAGCGTGAAAGAAATCTAATTTCACCTAATGCAGATAACTCTTGCTTCAGTTTGCGGATGATATTCCCTGCCTGTTCCTTACTTTTCTTGTCACCTTTTTCTTTGGCTTTCATAGCTTCCAACCGTGCATCACGATATTCTTTAGCAATTACATCATAGGACCTTGGTTCAGAGatctatttaaataaattaaaatagagCAGTGACAGAGTCATCTCAATAATATAACTAAGAATTTGGACAAAAACATGAGGCAAGAAAAAATCAAGTACATAGTGAATGAGGGAGCCCATTAAAAAAGATACTTAGAAGAATATTCGTGTTTCTATGGACCTCAAACACAAAAGATCAGAACTATGTAGGCTCATTTAGAGATATTCATAAAAATGGAAGTACCTTCTCAGTACCAAGTAAATCATCTTCCCATGTTTTAGAGTCATCCTGAAAATAATACAGAGCTAGCTAttagttgttgtttttttttaacattagTGGATACATTTTGGCAACAACAAAAAAAAGAATACTTGTAGTTTGTTTTACATACGGGTCATTTTACATTGGGAATCTTTTATCGGTTGACAATGTCATTTTTAGGCTTTCTttgtatttaaataaattttgatttatttgCTAATGCATTCTGTTAATACCTCTTCCTGTTGTTCCACGTATCGTTTGATCCAGTCTGCCTGAGAAGGTTGACATGAATCCAGAGTCTCATCCTTACCCTGCCCCTTTGTTTTAACAGAAATTCCCACTTCATCCTCAAAGATATTTGAAGATGCTTCCACAGAAGGAGCCCAATTATCCTGAGCAGCCAACAAGACGCGAACAGAACCACCTGCCAAATTGCTTAAGGATTGAACATTGTATTGCAAAATTCCAAAATCATCAATAAACCAAATTCCTCTAAACCCTTTGTCCAACTTATTCAAGCTACTAAGACTACTAGCCATTCAAAACAGCTCCCCCTCAATTTACCTCCATCAATGTGCTGAAATGTCCCGCTTGAAAACTTCAACGGAAGCTCATTGCTAGGCAAATTCAAGCACAACCAATCAAGAGAAGCCTCAAACGTAGCACCCTCCTACTCAATAATAGAAAATAGGCAATTCAATTCAAAGTTCTACTACCAAGTTTGCtttaagaaaaagatgaataacAAAATTTGATAATCAGTGAAAAATCGgacaaaaaaaaataagaacaattaATCCTAAAACAATAGTTGAAGTTGAAAGAGAACACGAGATATTCTTTTCTTTCGTACAATTTCCCGGTGAAATAATTGaacaattaaaattaaatatgagTTGCAATATCTAACAAAAATGAACAATTGGCATGGAGTTGTTCTTCTTTCTAAATTCATGTTTCCCATTTTCTAGGTGACCAAACAGAATGGAATCGAATACTGATAAGAACGAGTACAGAATCAAAGAAAAAGATAACCTTGAGAGCAGAGAGAGCGAGCTCAATTTGATCATTGGTGAAGCCTTCGCAGGAGAGATTCTCGTAAATGGTTTTGAGCTTCTTAGCCTTCTGAGTCTTGGAGAGCGAGTCATCCACCGGAGCCGCAGCAGACTGCCCCGTCCGGCCCGAATTCAGAAGAAGTCTCCGGAGCCGATTCTCATTCTCAGCCGAAATGTGGAGCTTCGGACCGCCGGACGACGACGACGACGATTGCGTTTTGGCGGTGGTTTTCTGCTtctgcttctgctgctgctgctgcttctttTTGGGAGCCATTGTTCTGTTTTTGCTTCCTTTCTTCTTTTTAGTCCCAAGAATGATGGTtaaaacgacgtgtcgttttttATAAGgacgacatgtcgtttttatgATGGTGAACTACATGTCATGCTATAAACAATTTAGTTGTAGTTTCTTGTCGTTCTTACTCTGACTACATGTcgttttttatgattgtaaacgACATGCATTGCTAGAAAATATGAACAAATTGACTTGTACTTTCTTTTACTTGTCGTTTTTACTCTGACtatttgtcctttttttttattattgtaaacTAAACGACACACGTCTTACTATAAAGTATAAACAATTGAGTTGTAATTGTTTTACTGTCGTTTTCAATTTGACTACATGTTGTTTTTTTATTAAACGACATGTCTCATTTGTTTTAAATGCCGTTTTTTATGCTTGTAAACAACATGCCTTGCTATAAATAGTTTACTTGAAGTTTGTTTTACGTGTCGCATGTCGTTTTTATGTAAACGATATGTCTTACTATAAAAACAA contains the following coding sequences:
- the LOC133790275 gene encoding DExH-box ATP-dependent RNA helicase DExH7, chloroplastic isoform X1, producing the protein MAPKKKQQQQQKQKQKTTAKTQSSSSSSGGPKLHISAENENRLRRLLLNSGRTGQSAAAPVDDSLSKTQKAKKLKTIYENLSCEGFTNDQIELALSALKEGATFEASLDWLCLNLPSNELPLKFSSGTFQHIDGGGSVRVLLAAQDNWAPSVEASSNIFEDEVGISVKTKGQGKDETLDSCQPSQADWIKRYVEQQEEDDSKTWEDDLLGTEKISEPRSYDVIAKEYRDARLEAMKAKEKGDKKSKEQAGNIIRKLKQELSALGLSVEVLASEFENEQASYAASEATNVSSAPYNQSEGETPGEVECDSAFVSHADEVIVEGDDMELCGSKEYSVNAALSDEPIKDKVPSEEESPDVELGDLFSEDGPQNEGLSLEVQKLQQKEKMREMLSDKNLEKLAGIWKKGDPTKIPKAFLHQLCQRSAWEAPNFNKVHGKGNSFSYTVSVLRKASGRGKSRKAGGLITLQLPDEGDTFESVENAQNRVAAFALYRLFPDLPIHLVLTEPYASLIIQWKEGDSSINVEDTEEDRRASFVDSLLNADGSRSIVPTDSTDDFPPEKFHQSRIEENENSAVSVVDPVVERMNHHKEVESAYLRQEQENKMNMHKYKDMLKTRASLPIAQLKGDILQLLKDNNVLVVCGETGSGKTTQVPQFILDDMINSGRGGHCNIICTQPRRIAAISVAERVADERCESSPGSNGSLVGYQVRLDSARNEKTKLLFCTTGILLRKIAGDKNLTGITHVIVDEVHERSLLGDFLLIVLKNLIEKQSAQKSPKLKVILMSATVDSNLFSRYFDHCPVITAQGRTHPVTTSFLEDIYESINYRLASDSPVSVRYGASGKEKSGPVNNRRGMKNLVLQAWGDDTLLSEERVNPYYVPESYHSYSEQTQQNLKRLNEDFIDYDLLEDLVCHIDETCSEGAILVFLPGVSEINMLVDKLAASYRFGGPSSDWILPLHSSVASADQKRVFLRPPENIRKVIVATNIAETSLTIDDVVYVIDCGKHKENRYNPQKKLSSMVEDWISQANARQRRGRAGRVKPGICFCLYTRHRFEKLMRPFQVPEMLRTPLVELCLQIKLLSLGFIKPFLSEALEPPKDDAMTSAISLLYEVGALEGNELLTPLGHHLAKLPVDVLIGKMMIYGGIFGCLSPILSISAFLSHKSPFVYPKDERQNVERAKLALLTDKRDGPTDSFDVDKHSDHLLMMVAYMKWEKILREKGFKAAHHFCSSYFLSSSVLYMIRDMRIQFGTLLADIGLINFPKNFQVGRKRENIDIWLSDASQPFNMYSHHSSIVKAVLCAGLYPNVAATEKGIAGAALGNLKQSASLTSHTIWYDGRREVHIHPSSINSNWKEFRYPFLAFLEKVETNKVFLRDTTIISPYSILLFGGSINVQHQTGLVIIDGWLKLAAPAQIAVLFKELRLTLHSILKDLIKKPENVNVGSDKVISSIIHLLLEEDKPPA
- the LOC133790275 gene encoding DExH-box ATP-dependent RNA helicase DExH7, chloroplastic isoform X2, which encodes MKAKEKGDKKSKEQAGNIIRKLKQELSALGLSVEVLASEFENEQASYAASEATNVSSAPYNQSEGETPGEVECDSAFVSHADEVIVEGDDMELCGSKEYSVNAALSDEPIKDKVPSEEESPDVELGDLFSEDGPQNEGLSLEVQKLQQKEKMREMLSDKNLEKLAGIWKKGDPTKIPKAFLHQLCQRSAWEAPNFNKVHGKGNSFSYTVSVLRKASGRGKSRKAGGLITLQLPDEGDTFESVENAQNRVAAFALYRLFPDLPIHLVLTEPYASLIIQWKEGDSSINVEDTEEDRRASFVDSLLNADGSRSIVPTDSTDDFPPEKFHQSRIEENENSAVSVVDPVVERMNHHKEVESAYLRQEQENKMNMHKYKDMLKTRASLPIAQLKGDILQLLKDNNVLVVCGETGSGKTTQVPQFILDDMINSGRGGHCNIICTQPRRIAAISVAERVADERCESSPGSNGSLVGYQVRLDSARNEKTKLLFCTTGILLRKIAGDKNLTGITHVIVDEVHERSLLGDFLLIVLKNLIEKQSAQKSPKLKVILMSATVDSNLFSRYFDHCPVITAQGRTHPVTTSFLEDIYESINYRLASDSPVSVRYGASGKEKSGPVNNRRGMKNLVLQAWGDDTLLSEERVNPYYVPESYHSYSEQTQQNLKRLNEDFIDYDLLEDLVCHIDETCSEGAILVFLPGVSEINMLVDKLAASYRFGGPSSDWILPLHSSVASADQKRVFLRPPENIRKVIVATNIAETSLTIDDVVYVIDCGKHKENRYNPQKKLSSMVEDWISQANARQRRGRAGRVKPGICFCLYTRHRFEKLMRPFQVPEMLRTPLVELCLQIKLLSLGFIKPFLSEALEPPKDDAMTSAISLLYEVGALEGNELLTPLGHHLAKLPVDVLIGKMMIYGGIFGCLSPILSISAFLSHKSPFVYPKDERQNVERAKLALLTDKRDGPTDSFDVDKHSDHLLMMVAYMKWEKILREKGFKAAHHFCSSYFLSSSVLYMIRDMRIQFGTLLADIGLINFPKNFQVGRKRENIDIWLSDASQPFNMYSHHSSIVKAVLCAGLYPNVAATEKGIAGAALGNLKQSASLTSHTIWYDGRREVHIHPSSINSNWKEFRYPFLAFLEKVETNKVFLRDTTIISPYSILLFGGSINVQHQTGLVIIDGWLKLAAPAQIAVLFKELRLTLHSILKDLIKKPENVNVGSDKVISSIIHLLLEEDKPPA